One genomic window of Streptomyces sp. NBC_01276 includes the following:
- a CDS encoding DUF3152 domain-containing protein, producing the protein MPTGQSLSAGRIERRRRLRRTVLWAAALAALSVAAYRLGPAHDRPADARPPARSDRGNAEGNTGGGAQGPGTSPSVGFTASSAGGKAQGKGPALRWRVEVENGSGVDPDGAARAVEAILGDRRGWIRDPAYGFRLAGRGEPVDFVVKIATPGTTDRLCEVVTPELVGETNCRVGHTVVVNLKRWQEGSPQFSGSPQEYRALIVNHEVGHELGHEHETCPRPGAPAPAMMQQIKGLLGCTSNAWPYSADGTYLAGPRVP; encoded by the coding sequence ATGCCGACAGGCCAGTCACTCAGCGCGGGACGGATCGAGCGGCGCAGGCGGCTGCGCCGCACGGTCCTGTGGGCGGCGGCGTTAGCCGCCCTGTCGGTCGCCGCCTACCGGCTCGGGCCGGCGCACGACCGCCCCGCCGACGCACGCCCCCCGGCCCGCTCCGACCGGGGGAACGCCGAGGGGAACACCGGCGGCGGCGCCCAGGGGCCCGGCACCTCCCCCTCGGTGGGGTTCACGGCCTCCTCGGCAGGCGGGAAGGCCCAGGGCAAGGGGCCGGCGCTGCGCTGGCGGGTGGAGGTGGAGAACGGCAGCGGGGTCGACCCGGACGGCGCGGCCCGCGCCGTCGAGGCGATCCTCGGGGACCGGCGCGGCTGGATACGCGACCCCGCGTACGGCTTCCGGCTGGCCGGCCGCGGGGAACCCGTGGACTTCGTCGTCAAGATCGCCACCCCCGGTACCACCGACCGGCTGTGCGAGGTGGTCACCCCGGAGCTCGTCGGGGAGACGAACTGCCGGGTCGGCCACACCGTCGTGGTGAACCTCAAGCGCTGGCAGGAGGGTTCGCCCCAGTTCAGCGGATCCCCGCAGGAGTACCGGGCGCTGATCGTCAACCACGAGGTGGGCCACGAACTCGGCCACGAGCACGAGACCTGCCCGCGCCCCGGAGCGCCCGCCCCCGCGATGATGCAGCAGATCAAGGGCCTGCTCGGCTGCACCTCGAACGCCTGGCCCTACTCCGCCGACGGCACCTACCTGGCCGGCCCCCGCGTCCCCTGA
- a CDS encoding serine/threonine-protein kinase — translation MQPLEAGEPRGIGAYRLLGRLGAGGMGRVYLGRSAGGRTVAVKIVHPHFAADEEFRARFRREVEAARRVGGEWTAPVLDADPDAAVPWVATGYVAGPSLDRAVAGHGPLPEVSVRAIGAGLARALVAVHGLGLVHRDVKPSNVMLTLDGPRLIDFGIARATDGTASLTSTGVSIGSPGYMSPEQILGKGVTGASDVFSLGAVLAFAATGRAPFTGDNSATLLYKVVHEPPELDGVPAGELRDLIASCLAKPAEQRPAPEALVAALGVAPGGRGWLPGPLVEEASRAAVALLDLDADADAAGGGSGGGSFPEAPSGPVPFTGSSVGGPVGVGFGTPDPSYGGPGPQGSPYSAPAGPYGSFGAHGGMYGVPTETAGGAGGATPHPGATVPGQRTAGSGGGRASLSVAGRRFSCTLVLGAAVALVAVSGGLYGTGLLPGQGDTRDAAAAKPPATSAPDPAGSAPSSSPSAPKGSRKEVPEEFIGTWKGSVTTSIKATTEFEITIKAGKIGEVVARDKSVLPVLGTDCSGDWRLSSATDGTLVLNSAGGPNPAPGICSGGSADERFTLNPGGSLHYRSGDRGAGNPEGDLTRSP, via the coding sequence ATGCAGCCGCTCGAAGCCGGAGAGCCCCGGGGCATAGGCGCGTACCGGTTGCTGGGCCGGCTCGGTGCCGGCGGGATGGGCCGGGTCTACCTGGGGCGCAGCGCCGGAGGCCGGACGGTCGCCGTCAAGATCGTGCACCCGCACTTCGCGGCCGACGAGGAGTTCCGCGCCCGGTTCCGCCGCGAGGTGGAGGCCGCGCGGCGGGTGGGCGGTGAGTGGACCGCGCCCGTGCTGGACGCCGATCCGGACGCGGCCGTGCCGTGGGTGGCGACCGGGTACGTGGCGGGGCCGTCGCTGGACCGGGCGGTGGCCGGGCACGGTCCGCTGCCGGAGGTGTCGGTACGGGCCATCGGCGCGGGACTGGCCCGGGCCCTGGTCGCGGTGCACGGGCTGGGCCTCGTCCACCGGGACGTGAAGCCGTCGAACGTGATGCTGACCCTCGACGGGCCGCGGCTGATCGACTTCGGGATCGCCCGGGCCACGGACGGCACCGCCTCGCTGACCTCCACCGGCGTCTCCATCGGCTCGCCGGGCTACATGTCCCCGGAGCAGATCCTGGGCAAGGGCGTCACCGGCGCCTCGGACGTGTTCTCGCTGGGCGCGGTGCTGGCCTTCGCGGCGACCGGGCGGGCGCCGTTCACCGGGGACAACTCCGCGACCCTCCTCTACAAGGTGGTCCACGAGCCGCCGGAGCTGGACGGGGTCCCCGCCGGGGAGCTGCGCGACCTGATCGCGTCCTGCCTGGCGAAGCCGGCGGAGCAGCGGCCGGCGCCCGAGGCGCTCGTGGCGGCCCTGGGCGTGGCCCCGGGCGGCCGGGGGTGGCTGCCGGGACCGCTGGTGGAGGAGGCGAGCCGGGCCGCCGTGGCCCTGCTGGACCTGGACGCCGACGCCGACGCCGCCGGGGGCGGGAGCGGGGGCGGCTCCTTCCCGGAGGCCCCGTCAGGGCCGGTGCCGTTCACCGGGTCCTCCGTCGGGGGGCCCGTGGGCGTCGGCTTCGGCACGCCCGACCCGTCCTACGGGGGACCGGGCCCGCAGGGCTCGCCGTACTCCGCTCCGGCGGGTCCGTACGGCTCCTTCGGCGCACACGGCGGCATGTACGGGGTCCCCACCGAGACGGCGGGCGGCGCGGGCGGCGCGACCCCGCACCCCGGCGCGACGGTCCCGGGGCAGCGGACGGCCGGTTCCGGCGGCGGCCGGGCGAGCCTCAGCGTGGCGGGCCGCCGCTTCAGCTGCACCCTGGTGCTCGGCGCGGCCGTCGCCCTGGTGGCGGTGTCCGGCGGGCTGTACGGGACGGGGCTGCTGCCCGGGCAGGGGGACACCCGGGACGCGGCGGCCGCCAAGCCCCCGGCCACCTCGGCCCCGGACCCCGCCGGCTCCGCCCCCTCGTCCTCCCCCTCCGCACCGAAGGGGAGCCGCAAGGAGGTGCCCGAGGAGTTCATCGGCACGTGGAAGGGCAGCGTCACCACCAGCATCAAGGCCACCACCGAGTTCGAGATCACCATCAAGGCCGGCAAGATCGGCGAGGTCGTCGCCCGGGACAAGTCGGTCCTGCCGGTCCTCGGCACCGACTGCAGCGGCGACTGGAGGCTCTCCTCCGCCACCGACGGCACCCTGGTCCTGAACAGCGCGGGCGGCCCCAACCCCGCCCCCGGCATCTGCTCCGGCGGCTCCGCCGACGAACGCTTCACCCTCAACCCCGGTGGCTCGCTGCACTACAGGTCGGGCGACAGGGGGGCCGGGAACCCGGAGGGCGACCTCACCCGTAGCCCCTGA
- the mqnC gene encoding cyclic dehypoxanthinyl futalosine synthase: protein MTDQAALQSVLDRAAAGGRITKEEALDLYRHAPLHALGQAADAARRLRYAGTEHIATYIIERNINYTNVCVTACKFCAFYAAPKDTKKGWSRDLDDILRRCAETVELGGTQVMFQGGHHPDYGVEYYEEHFSAIKKAFPQLVIHSLGASEVDHMARISGVSAEEAIRRIHAAGLDSFAGAGAELLPERPRKAIAPLKESGERWLEIMELAHGLGVESTSTMLMGTGETNAERIEHIAMIRDTQDRTGGFRAFIPYTYQPENNHLKGRTQATVFEYLRMIAVARLFLDNIAHIQGSWLTVGKEAGQLSLHYGADDLGSIMLEENVVSSAGAKHRSNRQEIIDLIRKAGRVPAQRATTYEHLLVHDDPANDPVDDRVVSHISSTAIEGGTAHPELKLISTN from the coding sequence GTGACCGACCAGGCCGCTCTCCAGTCTGTCCTCGACCGTGCCGCCGCAGGGGGCCGGATCACCAAGGAAGAGGCCCTCGACCTCTACCGGCACGCCCCGCTGCACGCGCTGGGCCAGGCCGCCGACGCCGCGCGCCGGCTGCGCTACGCCGGTACGGAGCACATCGCGACGTACATCATCGAGCGCAACATCAACTACACGAACGTGTGCGTCACGGCGTGCAAGTTCTGCGCCTTCTACGCGGCCCCCAAGGACACGAAGAAGGGCTGGTCCCGCGACCTCGACGACATCCTGCGCCGCTGCGCGGAGACCGTCGAACTGGGCGGCACCCAGGTCATGTTCCAGGGCGGACACCACCCGGACTACGGCGTGGAGTACTACGAGGAGCACTTCTCCGCCATCAAGAAGGCGTTCCCGCAGCTGGTGATCCACTCCCTCGGCGCGTCCGAGGTGGACCACATGGCCCGCATCTCCGGCGTCAGCGCCGAGGAGGCCATCCGCCGCATCCACGCCGCCGGACTCGACTCCTTCGCGGGCGCCGGCGCCGAACTGCTGCCGGAGCGGCCGCGCAAGGCGATCGCCCCGCTCAAGGAGTCCGGCGAGCGCTGGCTGGAGATCATGGAGCTCGCCCACGGGCTGGGCGTGGAGTCCACCTCCACCATGCTGATGGGCACCGGCGAGACCAACGCCGAGCGCATCGAGCACATCGCGATGATCCGGGACACGCAGGACCGCACGGGCGGCTTCCGCGCCTTCATCCCGTACACGTACCAGCCCGAGAACAACCACCTCAAGGGCCGGACCCAGGCGACCGTCTTCGAGTACCTGCGCATGATCGCGGTCGCGCGGCTCTTCCTCGACAACATCGCCCACATCCAGGGCTCCTGGCTGACCGTCGGCAAGGAGGCGGGCCAGCTCTCGCTGCACTACGGCGCCGACGACCTCGGTTCGATCATGCTGGAGGAGAACGTCGTCTCCTCGGCCGGTGCCAAGCACCGCTCGAACCGCCAGGAGATCATCGACCTGATCCGCAAGGCGGGCCGCGTCCCCGCGCAGCGCGCGACGACGTACGAGCACCTGCTGGTGCACGACGACCCGGCCAACGACCCCGTCGACGACCGCGTCGTCTCGCACATCTCCTCGACCGCGATCGAGGGCGGCACCGCGCACCCCGAGCTGAAGCTCATCTCCACGAACTGA